The following are encoded together in the Glycine soja cultivar W05 chromosome 5, ASM419377v2, whole genome shotgun sequence genome:
- the LOC114413654 gene encoding uncharacterized protein LOC114413654, with product MAMATAMVAERERSKPLHNFSMPCLKWGNQRFLRCVKDSTMIDLKPWTLRTKAPHPHHTNQLQKKMEERAKFSVSLSKEQVEQDFWAFLGTRPPRRPKKRPRIVQKNLDTLFPGLWLTDVTAESYKVPE from the exons ATGGCTATGGCTACGGCTATGGTGGCAGAAAGAGAAAGATCGAAGCCTCTCCACAATTTCTCCATGCCCTGCCTCAAATGGGGCAACCAGAGATTCCTGAGGTGCGTCAAAGACTCCACCATGATCGATCTCAAACCCTGGACTTTGAGGACCAAAGCACCACATCCACATCACACCAACCAACTCCAGAAGAAGATGGAAGAGAGAGCCAAGTTTTCGGTTTCACTCTCGAAGGAGCAGGTGGAACAGGATTTCTGGGCCTTTCTCGGAACCAGACCTCCCAGGAGGCCCAAGAAGAGGCCCAGAATTGTCCAGAAGAATTTGGAT ACACTTTTTCCTGGTTTGTGGCTCACCGATGTTACTGCAGAATCTTACAAAGTCCCTGAATGA
- the LOC114413655 gene encoding uncharacterized protein LOC114413655, whose product MCSKIVPPRFSFSHDVPELQKQQDVPRKDTMLLESNHDFEFSTIRRSLEFESSSADELFSNGVILPIQMQKKRNTTRKHTLCGEAPYMRLPPLPCTPSSVDKIKKESTREVLDKKAHSTSFWGFSRSKSLSCDTKKSLMCYSPPLSRSNSTGSVPQPKRVSSTRQHSAAKPLSSSSSSTLNLYPIQRSRSGKSYGGSYANGLWISPVLNLPTPCISKGSGSLFGLGSFLRVGKAKKSKK is encoded by the coding sequence ATGTGTTCTAAAATAGTTCCCCCTCGTTTCTCTTTTTCCCATGATGTCCCTGAGCTACAAAAGCAGCAAGATGTTCCACGCAAAGACACAATGCTTCTTGAGTCGAATCATGACTTTGAGTTCAGCACTATCAGAAGAAGCCTTGAGTTTGAATCATCTTCTGCAGATGAACTTTTCTCTAATGGGGTAATCCTTCCCATTCAGATGCAGAAAAAGCGAAACACTACTAGGAAACACACCCTTTGTGGAGAAGCTCCATATATGAGACTTCCTCCTCTTCCATGTACCCCGTCTAGCGTtgacaaaataaagaaagagagCACTAGAGAAGTTCTAGATAAGAAAGCTCACTCCACCTCTTTCTGGGGTTTCAGTAGAAGCAAAAGTCTCAGTTGTGatacaaagaaaagtttgatGTGTTATTCACCTCCTTTGTCAAGGAGCAACTCAACTGGTTCGGTGCCACAGCCAAAGAGAGTGAGTTCAACCAGGCAGCATTCAGCAGCTAAGCCACTATCATCTTCAAGCTCTTCTACCTTAAATTTGTATCCTATACAAAGGTCTCGTTCAGGTAAGAGTTATGGAGGATCTTATGCCAATGGTCTTTGGATTAGTCCTGTTTTGAACCTACCAACTCCCTGCATTTCTAAAGGAAGTGGTAGTCTCTTCGGGTTGGGTTCTTTTTTACGTGTTGGGAAGGCCAAGAAAAGCAAGAAGTGA